Genomic segment of Bacteroidota bacterium:
CACAACCCGAAGAATCATTCATGGGTAATAGTAGTGCTGTTTTACCTCGAAAATACACAGCACATTTTGGTATTGAAATACCAGTTTTTAATAGAAGATTCAAACGAGGAGATTTTTCTGTTTCACCAAATATAATGTACCAGAGACAGCAAGATTTTGAACAAATAAATGTAGGGATGTACTTTTCAAGAAAAGATTTTGTTGCTGGTGTTTGGATGCGTCAGAATCTTGATCTTCATTACGATGCTGTAATTATGCTTGTAGGTTTTGTGAAGGACAATCTTAAATTTTCATATAGCTACGATTTAACAATTTCGAAAATGGCAAAAGAAACACTTGGTGCTCACGAAGTTACATTATCGGTTTTATTGCCATGCCGACAAAAAAGAAAGAAGTGGGAGTCAATTGCTTGTCCTACTTTCTAAGTTAATTTAAAAAAATCATCAAATTTTTGAATTATGAAATATAAAAGTAATTTAATTCTAATCATTTTAGGAACATTATTTCTGGCTTCTTGCGGATATAAGCAATCTGCAACAACTGGCTGGAACTATAATGACTCGAAAAATGGCGGTTTTGAGTATAGGGCTTATCCTGGACAGCAAACTGGTCCAGGTTTGGTTTTTATAGAGGGAGGCTCGTTTGCAATGGGTAGAGTTGAACAAGATGTAGTTTACGATTGGGATAATATTCCGCGAAGAGTTACAGTTCCTTCATTCTATATGGATATGACAGAAGTTCGAAATATAGATTATCTTGAGTATCTATATTGGTTAACAAGAGTTTTTATTGATTATCCTTCAGTCTATAAAAATGCCTTGCCCGACACTTTGGTATGGAGACGTACATTAGCTTATAATGAACCTTATGTTGTAAACTATTTTCGTCATCCCGCATATCGTGAATATCCTGTTGTTGGAGTAAGTTGGAAACAAGCAGATCAATTTACACTTTGGCGAACAGACAGAGTAAATGAGGATATTCTTATTAATTATAACATATTGCAAGTTAATCCAGATCAGATTGGTGAAGAAAATTTTAATTCAGAAGCATATCTTGCTGGGCAGTACGAAGGTTTAGTGAAAAGAAATTTGGAAGATTTGAATCCAAATATGGATGAAAGAAAAGTGAAAATGGAAGATGGAATTTTGCTACCTCGCTATCGTCTCCCAACAGAAGCAGAGTGGGAATATGCCGCTTTAGCCTTGGTTGGTAATTCCGTTGATGAAAGAATATACGACAGAAAACTCTATCCATGGAATGGACATTATGTAAGAAACGACGGGCAAAAAGATCGCGGTTTTATGAACGCAAACTATTCAAGAGGAAGAGGTGATATGATGGGAGTCGCAGGAAACCTAAACGATCATGCAAATATTACTGAACAAGTTATTTCATACTGGCCAAACGATTATGGATTGTACTGTATGGCTGGAAATGTGAACGAATGGGTAATGGATGTTTATCGTCCAATGTCATTTGAGGTTGCTGAAGAGCATAATCCTTTTAGAGGAAATGTTTACAAAACTCAACTTCGCGACGAAGAAGGAATTGTTGCTGATAAAGATACACTTGGAAAAATTATTTGGAGAGAAGTTACTCTTGATGAAGCAATTGACCGTAGGAACTATAAAAAATCCGACAATATTAATTTCCTTGATGGAGATTTTGAATCAAGTCTTCAGGTTACTGCAGACGAATACACTAATGAAACATTATCAGCCAGACATTCGTCTCAGGAAATGTATCGTACAGCCAGAACAAGGCGAGATGGTGAAACGGCTTCGATGATAAACGACAGGGCGAGAGTATATAAAGGTGGTTCTTGGGATGACAGAGCTTATTGGATGGTTCCAGGAACACGTAGATTCTTAGACGAAAATGAGTCGGATTACGATTTAGGTTTCAGATGTGCTATGACGCGAGTTGGAAGCCCAACATTAGATTAAAAAAATATTAATTTTTTATTTCAAACCCCATTTAACAAGTGGGGTTTTTTATTTGTATTAAATGAAAATCAGCGAATTATATCAATATTTCCTAAAATTCCCAAAAATATCAACTGATAGTCGTAACATTGCTAAAGGTTCTATATTTTTTGCACTGAAAGGTGAAAATTTTAATGGAAATAAATATGCAAAACAAGCTATTGAAAATGGCGCTAGTATTGCTGTAATTGATGAAGATAGATATGTAGAAAATGAACAATATTTGCTATGTGATAATGTTTTAGAAACTCTTCAAAATTTGGCGAAACATCATCGTAAAGAACTAAAAACTAAAGTGATTGCTATTACTGGAACTAATGGGAAGACAACAACTAAGGAACTTATTCATGCTGTACTGTCAAAAAAATACAATGTAAAATCAACGATTGGAAATTTCAATAATCATATAGGAGTTCCTCTTACCATTTTATCAATTTCTGAAAATCATGAATTTGCAGTCGTTGAGATGGGAGCAAATCACATTGGCGAGATTAAATTTTTATGTGAAATTGCTAAACCAAATTTTGGAATAATTACGAATGTTGGAAAAGCTCATCTTGAAGGTTTTGGTTCTTTCGAAGGAGTGAAAAAAGCTAAGCAGGAATTATATTCGTATATTAGAGGCATAAAAGGAAAGGTATTTATCAATTATGACAATGATGTGCTGACTAAACTTATGCTGAATCAGGAAAAAGTTACTTTTGGAACCAGACAGAAGTATTTTTGTTTTGGCGAAACAATCTATTCAAATCCATTTTTAAAAATTTCATGGAATCAGCAAAATGTGGCTAAATCTATTCAAACAAACCTAATTGGGGAATATAATTTTGAAAATGTTATGTCTGCAATTTGTATCGCAGATTATTTTGGTGTTGCTGAAAATGATATTGTTCATGCTATTGAAAATTATTTCCCCACTAATAACAGATCTCAATATATTGAAACAGATAACAATACGATTATTTTAGATGCTTATAATGCAAATCCAACGAGCATGGCAGCAGCAATTATAAACTTCAATAAAATTAATTTTGCTAATAAAACATTGATTATTGGCGATATGTTGGAACTGGGAAAATCGTCGTCTATTGAGCATTCAAAGATTATTGATTTGGTAAAGTCCTTTACTTTTTCTAAAATTTATTTGGTTGGAAAGAAATTCTATGAGCAAAAAATACCTGACAATTTCAATAGATTTTTGAATGTAGAAGAATTAATATCCTTTATAAAACAGGCTCCATTGTCTTCTTCATTAATTCTGATTAAAGCATCGAGAGGAATAAAACTTGAATTAATAAAAGATATATTGTAAAGATCGCTTGCCTATAAACAAAAAAACTAATCTCAAATTAATGAGATTAGTTTTCCTCAAAACAATTAACAAACTCAAAAGTTATTTGTTGAATAAATTAATGTCCCCCCATTAATTTGTCTTTAGTTTCTTCTTATATAATTAATTTCTAATCTTTTCACTAAATTACTCTCATTTATAAACTCATTTTTATCCAGAATATTTAATGTACGAATATTTTTGATAAAAGTTTTTTCTAATTGTTCAATATTTATTTTCCTAATTGAACAATTTTATTCATTAAATCTTCTTTGTAATGTTTCCCAATAGGGATAATTTTTGAACCGGTTTTAGTTTTTACAATAATCGAATTGTCTTCAATCATCTCAAATTTGTCTCTATTTATTATGTAAGACCTGTGTGCACGAATGAATCTATGTGAAGGAAGTTTCGATACCATTGACTTCATAGTGAAGTTAATAGTATATTTTTTGTCGAAAGTGTGAAATACTACATAATTTTCAAGAGCCTCAATCCACAGAATATCGTCATATTTTAGACGAATTAATGCAGCTTTATTTTTAATAAATATTTCATCTCGCTCTCTTTCTTCGTTTTTTGGTTGATCAGTATGAACAGGTTGCTGAAATTGCGATTTTGCTCTTTCAACAGCTCTGTAAAATCGAGCATAATAAGCAGGTTTAAGAATATAATCAGTAACATTATACGAAAAAGCCTCTAATGCATATTTTTCTTTTGACGAAACAATAATTACCAAAGGTTGTGCTTTCAAGCTATTGAGAAAATCAATTCCTGACATTTCAGGCATCTCAATATCTAAAAAAATTAAATGAATCTCTTCCTCATTCTTAAACTTATTAATTGCTTCTACAGCATCTGAGAATGAATGTATTAAGGTAAGATATTCTGTACGGTCAATATATTGTTCTAATACCTTTCTTGAAAGAGGATCGTCATCTATGATAATGCAATTCATATTCTTTTTTTTTGTAAAATTAGTAAAATAATTCAATTCAAAAAATTATTTTTTTTCTCGGAAAATTTATTCGAATCTTTTGTAAAACTCATCAATTAGCATGTCTGATTTTTTAATTGATGCTTTCAACCATTTAATTAATACCTCATTCATTTCAGAATTGCTAAAGTGCCAATTTATTTTAGAATTTCTCAATTTCATCGACAAATGGCTCATAATAATTGCTGCTGAAACTGAAATGTTGAAACTCTCTGTAAAACCTAACATTTCTATGTATAAACTTTCATCAGAGTTGTTAATTATATTTTCTGACAGCCCTGTAAGTTCAGTTCCAAAGAATAATGCTGTTTTTCCTTTGCTTAAATCAAATTCATGCAATTTATTAGCATTTTTGTTAAGAACCGTTGATACAATTCTATAGCCTTTAGACCTTAGTGAATTAATTGCATCCAAACTATTGTTTTCCAATTTGTTATAATAATTTAAATCCAACCATTTTGATGAACCAAGAGCAACTCCCGGGTTGATTTTATATTTATTTTTATTTTCGATTATGTGAACATCTTGAATGCCAAAACAATCGCATGTTCGTAAAACTGCACTTGCATTGTGTGGTTGATAAATATCTTCCATTGCAATTGTTAAATATTTTGTTCTATGTGATATATTTTCTTTGAAAAGTGTAATTCTCTTTTCAGTAACAAAGGATGAAAGATATTCTATTAACTTTTCTTGCATAATCTGATGGACTGACTATATATTTGATAAAAAAAGTTGTAAAAACAAAAAAAGGAGTACATAAGTACCCCTTTTTTGAAATAATTTTGTTTCTTTTAATTGACAGAATCGCTAAGTTCGCTACCTGCTTTAAATTTAACAACTTTTTTTGCTGGAATTTCAATTTCTTTCCCTGTTTGAGGGTTTCTTCCAGTTCTAGCTTGTCTTTCTGAAATGGAAAATGTTCCAAAACCAACTAAAGCAACTTTTCCGCCACCTTGTAGCTCATTAGAAACTATACCTACAAATGCTTCTACAGCTTTTTTGCTATCAACTTTTGTCAAGCCAGTTCCCTCTGCCATGGCACTAATTAATTCCGATTTATTCATAATAAATTGTTTTGGTTAGGTAAAAATACATACTTACATTAGGCAAATGTATTTAAATAATTAAATATGACAAATTTAATTTATAAATTTTGCAAAAAAATTTTAAAATTTATGAGATTTTTTACAAAATAAATCAAATATACATAAATAAATACATGAAGACTAATAAAATTGATATTTTTCTTTCTTGATATCGAGCTTAATTAAATTATTTTTTTGCAAAAAAAAGCAAAAATTATTTTTTATAATGTAAAATTTAATTCTACTTTTGCAGCGGAGAAATGGCAGAGTGGTCGAATGCGGCGGTCTTGAAAACCGTTGTCCTTCACGGGACCGGGGGTTCGAATCCCTCTTTCTCCGCCAGAAAGCTTGAAAATTTTATTTTCAGGCTTTTTTCTTTTAGAAAACTAAGTTTCGAAAAAATAGTATATTTTATTAATGCCTTATATTCAGCTTTTTGTAATTGCAAAAGTAGAGTGTTTTTTTGTATGCAATTGATAAAAAAAGCTAATATGCTGAATATTTGTATTATCCGCCGAAGTTAAAATGTTGGACAACTATTGCATGGTTTTCTTTTTTTTAGCTTTTTGCTAATCCAGTATCTCATTCCAGTTGCAATAAAAATTCTTGCAGGCTCAACATAATTCAATGAAATAGACAAATCTGTTTTTCTATTCAGATAGAAATTATATTCGATATCTGCATTTAATATTTGCAATTTGTATTGAAGATCAGTGGAATTGCTAAACCCATCGTTTAAATCATAGTTTTTTAGGCCTACCCACGACTGCCGATAAAATATAGTTGGTTCAATACCAATATTTAATGAATGTTTCCAGATTTGTAAAATTCTGGCTCTAAGGCTAATTTGTGAAATTCCTTCGATTCTTGAGTTTGCATCGTAAAAAATGCCTTGTTGAAATCTTAGAGAAACAAGAAAGTCGTTTACAAAGTATTCATACGAAAGCAGTAATCCTGGTTCAAACAGAAAATTGCCATTTTTATCAAGTGTATTGATGTAATTGTTAGATTTACTTTGTATTGGATTAAAACTAATGTTTAAAAGTTTCGCACCAAAATTTGATTGCCCAAATAGACCAATTGCAGTAAAAAAAAAGAGTAGTATTAAATATTTCTTTAACATCGAAATAGAATTTTCAATATTTTGTATTCAAAAAAAAGACTAATTTTTAGATTCCGGTGTAATTGTATGGTGTAATATTTCTCAATTCAGTTTTTAAACTATCTGAAATATTCAACAAATCAATAAATTCTTCAATTGTTTTCTTATTTATGGTTTTGTTGGTTCTAGTGAGCTCTTTTAAGGTTTCATATGGCTCTGGAAAGTTTTCTCTTCTTAAAATTGTTTGAATTGCTTCAGCAACAACTATATAGTTTTGTTCAAGATCGGACGAAATCACTTTTTTATTAATAGAAATTTTGTTTAATCCTTTAAGCAAAGATTTTATTGCAATTAAAGTATGCGATAGTGGTACACCAATATTTCTTAAAACTGTTGAGTCTGTCAAATCGCGTTGAAGTCTGGAAATTGGCAATTTAGCCGAAAGATGTTCAAACAAAGCATTTGCTATTCCAAGATTGCCTTCCGAATTTTCAAAATCGATAGGATTAACTTTGTGTGGCATGGCTGATGATCCTACTTCTGATTTTTCAATTTTCTGCAAAAAATAATTCATGGAAATATATGCCCAAAAATCTCTATTCAAGTCTAACAAAATTGTGTTTATCCTTTTCAAATTGTCGAAAATTGATGCCAAATTATCATAATGTTCAATCTGTGTTGTAGTTTGAGATCTTTGTAATTCAAGTTTTTCTGTAACGAATTTATTTGCAAAATTTTTCCAATCTATTTCAGGAAATGCTATATGATGTGCATTAAAATTTCCGGTTGCACCACCAAATTTTGCAGGATAAGTTTGATTTCGTAATTGATTTAGCTGAATATCTAATCGTTCGGCAAAAACAAGTATTTCTTTTCCAAGCCTGGTAGGCGATGCAGGTTGTCCATGTGTTCTTGCAAGCATCGGAATATCTGTCCATTGTTCAGCAAGACGTTCTAAAACTTTATGTAAATTGTTAAAAATAGGTAGGTACACTTCATTTATTCCATGCTTCAACGAAAGCGGTGTTGCGGTATTATTTATATCTTGCGAAGTAAGCCCGAAGTGCACAAATTCTATATAGGCTTGTAATCCTATAGAAAAAAATTTTTCTTTTATAAAATATTCAACAGCTTTAATATCATGGTTTGTAGTTTTTTCTATTTCTTTTATTTGCTGTGCATCATCAATGCTGAATTCAGAGTATATGCTTCTTATTTTTACGATATGTTTTTCTTCAATAGATTTCAGTTGTGGCAATGGTATTTTGCACAATGAAATGAAATACTCCAACTCCACCAATACTCTGTATTTAATTAGGCCAAATTCCGAAAAATATTTTGCTAATTCTGTAGTTTTAGTTCGATATCTTCCATCAACCGGAGATATTGCAGATAATTCTTGTAAAAACATAATTTTAATTTAAGATATTAATAATCAGTAGCAATGAAAAATGCCTGCAAAATTATTAAAATATCTATTTGAATGAGATAATTTTAAGTTATGTAGTATAATATATTTTTATACTTTTGATTTCGATTAACCATTATTAAATTTATTATTATGAGAAAAACTTTATTTTTTGTTTATTTTTTGTTCAGCATTACTTTTTTTGTAAATGCACAAACAATAGTTGTAACTAATACGCAACTAAAAAATGTTGTATTAGAAGAATTTACTGGCATATATTGCGGCTATTGTCCTGAAGGACACGCTATTGCTGAAGAGATAGACTCAATAAATCCTGGACGA
This window contains:
- a CDS encoding RNA methyltransferase; its protein translation is MQEKLIEYLSSFVTEKRITLFKENISHRTKYLTIAMEDIYQPHNASAVLRTCDCFGIQDVHIIENKNKYKINPGVALGSSKWLDLNYYNKLENNSLDAINSLRSKGYRIVSTVLNKNANKLHEFDLSKGKTALFFGTELTGLSENIINNSDESLYIEMLGFTESFNISVSAAIIMSHLSMKLRNSKINWHFSNSEMNEVLIKWLKASIKKSDMLIDEFYKRFE
- a CDS encoding SUMF1/EgtB/PvdO family nonheme iron enzyme; the encoded protein is MKYKSNLILIILGTLFLASCGYKQSATTGWNYNDSKNGGFEYRAYPGQQTGPGLVFIEGGSFAMGRVEQDVVYDWDNIPRRVTVPSFYMDMTEVRNIDYLEYLYWLTRVFIDYPSVYKNALPDTLVWRRTLAYNEPYVVNYFRHPAYREYPVVGVSWKQADQFTLWRTDRVNEDILINYNILQVNPDQIGEENFNSEAYLAGQYEGLVKRNLEDLNPNMDERKVKMEDGILLPRYRLPTEAEWEYAALALVGNSVDERIYDRKLYPWNGHYVRNDGQKDRGFMNANYSRGRGDMMGVAGNLNDHANITEQVISYWPNDYGLYCMAGNVNEWVMDVYRPMSFEVAEEHNPFRGNVYKTQLRDEEGIVADKDTLGKIIWREVTLDEAIDRRNYKKSDNINFLDGDFESSLQVTADEYTNETLSARHSSQEMYRTARTRRDGETASMINDRARVYKGGSWDDRAYWMVPGTRRFLDENESDYDLGFRCAMTRVGSPTLD
- the purB gene encoding adenylosuccinate lyase, with protein sequence MFLQELSAISPVDGRYRTKTTELAKYFSEFGLIKYRVLVELEYFISLCKIPLPQLKSIEEKHIVKIRSIYSEFSIDDAQQIKEIEKTTNHDIKAVEYFIKEKFFSIGLQAYIEFVHFGLTSQDINNTATPLSLKHGINEVYLPIFNNLHKVLERLAEQWTDIPMLARTHGQPASPTRLGKEILVFAERLDIQLNQLRNQTYPAKFGGATGNFNAHHIAFPEIDWKNFANKFVTEKLELQRSQTTTQIEHYDNLASIFDNLKRINTILLDLNRDFWAYISMNYFLQKIEKSEVGSSAMPHKVNPIDFENSEGNLGIANALFEHLSAKLPISRLQRDLTDSTVLRNIGVPLSHTLIAIKSLLKGLNKISINKKVISSDLEQNYIVVAEAIQTILRRENFPEPYETLKELTRTNKTINKKTIEEFIDLLNISDSLKTELRNITPYNYTGI
- a CDS encoding HU family DNA-binding protein, coding for MNKSELISAMAEGTGLTKVDSKKAVEAFVGIVSNELQGGGKVALVGFGTFSISERQARTGRNPQTGKEIEIPAKKVVKFKAGSELSDSVN
- a CDS encoding response regulator transcription factor, encoding MNCIIIDDDPLSRKVLEQYIDRTEYLTLIHSFSDAVEAINKFKNEEEIHLIFLDIEMPEMSGIDFLNSLKAQPLVIIVSSKEKYALEAFSYNVTDYILKPAYYARFYRAVERAKSQFQQPVHTDQPKNEERERDEIFIKNKAALIRLKYDDILWIEALENYVVFHTFDKKYTINFTMKSMVSKLPSHRFIRAHRSYIINRDKFEMIEDNSIIVKTKTGSKIIPIGKHYKEDLMNKIVQLGK
- the murF gene encoding UDP-N-acetylmuramoyl-tripeptide--D-alanyl-D-alanine ligase, with the protein product MKISELYQYFLKFPKISTDSRNIAKGSIFFALKGENFNGNKYAKQAIENGASIAVIDEDRYVENEQYLLCDNVLETLQNLAKHHRKELKTKVIAITGTNGKTTTKELIHAVLSKKYNVKSTIGNFNNHIGVPLTILSISENHEFAVVEMGANHIGEIKFLCEIAKPNFGIITNVGKAHLEGFGSFEGVKKAKQELYSYIRGIKGKVFINYDNDVLTKLMLNQEKVTFGTRQKYFCFGETIYSNPFLKISWNQQNVAKSIQTNLIGEYNFENVMSAICIADYFGVAENDIVHAIENYFPTNNRSQYIETDNNTIILDAYNANPTSMAAAIINFNKINFANKTLIIGDMLELGKSSSIEHSKIIDLVKSFTFSKIYLVGKKFYEQKIPDNFNRFLNVEELISFIKQAPLSSSLILIKASRGIKLELIKDIL